The Phacochoerus africanus isolate WHEZ1 chromosome 15, ROS_Pafr_v1, whole genome shotgun sequence genome has a segment encoding these proteins:
- the HMX2 gene encoding homeobox protein HMX2, whose protein sequence is MGSKEDAGKGCPAAGGVSSFTIQSILGGGPSETPREPAGWPARKRSLSVSSEEEEPDDGWKAPACFCPDPLGPKEPGPKHHPPIPFPCLGTPKGSGGAGPASSERTPFLSSSHPDFKEEKERLLPAGSPSPGPERPRDGGAERQAGAAKKKTRTVFSRSQVYQLESTFDMKRYLSSSERACLASSLQLTETQVKTWFQNRRNKWKRQLSAELEAANMAHASAQTLVGMPLVFRDSSLLRVPVPRSLAFPAPLYYPGSNLSALPLYNLYNKLDY, encoded by the exons ATGGGCAGCAAGGAAGATGCGGGCAAGGGGTGTCCGGCGGCCGGCGGCGTCTCCAGCTTCACCATTCAGTCCATCCTGGGCGGGGGCCCCTCGGAGACGCCACGGGAGCCCGCCGGCTGGCCAGCCAGGAAGCGCAGCCTGTCCGTGTCCTCGGAGGAGGAGGAGCCGGACGACGGCTGGAAGGCACCCGCCTGCTTCTGCCCAGACCCGCTCGGCCCCAAGGAGCCTGGCCCCAAGCaccacccccccatcccctttCCTTGCCTGG GTACCCCCAAGGGCAGTGGAGGTGCCGGGCCGGCGAGCTCGGAGCGCACGCCTTTTCTTTCTTCGTCGCACCCGGActttaaggaagagaaagagaggctcTTGCCCGCGGGCTCGCCATCGCCTGGGCCCGAGCGGCCGCGGGACGGCGGCGCCGAGCGGCAGGCGGGCGCGGCCAAGAAGAAGACGCGCACGGTCTTCTCGCGCAGCCAGGTGTACCAGCTCGAGTCCACCTTCGACATGAAGCGCTACCTGAGCAGCTCGGAGCGCGCCTGCCTCGCCTCCAGCCTGCAGCTCACCGAGACCCAGGTCAAGACTTGGTTCCAGAACCGCCGCAACAAGTGGAAGCGGCAGCTCTCCGCCGAGCTGGAGGCGGCCAACATGGCGCACGCGTCGGCGCAGACTCTGGTGGGGATGCCGCTCGTGTTCCGGGACAGCTCATTGCTGCGCGTGCCGGTGCCGCGTTCGCTCGCCTTCCCCGCGCCGCTCTACTACCCCGGCAGCAACCTCTCGGCCTTACCGCTCTACAACCTCTACAACAAGCTCGACTACTGA
- the BUB3 gene encoding mitotic checkpoint protein BUB3 isoform X1 codes for MTGSNEFKLNQPPEDGISSVKFSPNTSQFLLVSSWDTSVRLYDVPANSMRLKYQHTGAVLDCAFYDPTHAWSGGLDHQLKMHDLNTDQENLVGTHDAPIRCVEYCPEVNVMVTGSWDQTVKLWDPRTPCNAGTFSQPEKVYTLSVSGDRLIVGTAGRRVLVWDLRNMGYVQQRRESSLKYQTRCIRAFPNKQGYVLSSIEGRVAVEYLDPSPEVQKKKYAFKCHRLKENNIEQIYPVNAISFHNIHNTFATGGSDGFVNIWDPFNKKRLCQFHRYPTSIASLAFSNDGTTLAIASSYMYEMDDTEHPEDGIFIRQVTDAETKPKSPCT; via the exons ATGACCGGTTCTAACGAGTTCAAGCTGAACCAGCCACCCGAGGACGGCATCTCCTCGGTGAAATTCAGCCCCAACACCTCCCAGTTCCTGTTGGTTTCTTCCTGGGACACATCCGTGCGCCTCTATGATGTGCCGGCCAACTCCATGCGGCTCAAGTACCAGCACACGGGCGCCGTCCTGGACTGCGCCTTCTAC GATCCAACGCATGCCTGGAGTGGGGGATTAGACCATCAATTAAAAATGCATGACTTGAATACTGATCAAG aAAATCTTGTTGGAACCCATGATGCCCCTATCAGATGTGTTGAATATTGTCCAGAAGTGAATGTGATGGTTACTGGGAGCTGGGATCAGACAGTTAAATTGTGGGATCCCAGAACCCCTTGTAATGCTGGGACCTTTTCTCAGCCTGAAAAG GTGTACACCCTCTCAGTGTCTGGAGACCGGCTGATTGTGGGCACTGCCGGCCGCAGAGTGTTGGTGTGGGACTTGCGGAACATGGGCTACGTGCAGCAGCGCCGGGAGTCCAGCCTGAAGTACCAGACTCGCTGCATACGGGCGTTTCCAAACAAGCAG GGTTATGTATTAAGCTCCATTGAAGGCCGAGTGGCAGTTGAGTACTTGGACCCAAGCCCTGAGGTTCAGAAGAAGAAGTATGCCTTCAAGTGTCACCGACTAAAGGAAAACAACATTGAGCAGATTTACCCAGTGAATGCCATCTCCTTTCACAATATCCATAATACTTTTGCCACAG GTGGTTCTGATGGATTTGTTAATATTTGGGATCCATTTAACAAAAAGCGACTGTGCCAATTCCATCGGTACCCCACCAGCATTGCATCACTTGCCTTCAGTAATGATGGGACCACACTTGCTATAGCATCATCTTATATGTATGAAATGGATGACACAGAACATCCCGAAGATGGTATCTTCATTCGCCAAGTGACAGATgcagaaacaaaacccaa GTCACCATGTACTTGA
- the BUB3 gene encoding mitotic checkpoint protein BUB3 isoform X2: MTGSNEFKLNQPPEDGISSVKFSPNTSQFLLVSSWDTSVRLYDVPANSMRLKYQHTGAVLDCAFYDPTHAWSGGLDHQLKMHDLNTDQENLVGTHDAPIRCVEYCPEVNVMVTGSWDQTVKLWDPRTPCNAGTFSQPEKVYTLSVSGDRLIVGTAGRRVLVWDLRNMGYVQQRRESSLKYQTRCIRAFPNKQGYVLSSIEGRVAVEYLDPSPEVQKKKYAFKCHRLKENNIEQIYPVNAISFHNIHNTFATGGSDGFVNIWDPFNKKRLCQFHRYPTSIASLAFSNDGTTLAIASSYMYEMDDTEHPEDGIFIRQVTDAETKPKST, from the exons ATGACCGGTTCTAACGAGTTCAAGCTGAACCAGCCACCCGAGGACGGCATCTCCTCGGTGAAATTCAGCCCCAACACCTCCCAGTTCCTGTTGGTTTCTTCCTGGGACACATCCGTGCGCCTCTATGATGTGCCGGCCAACTCCATGCGGCTCAAGTACCAGCACACGGGCGCCGTCCTGGACTGCGCCTTCTAC GATCCAACGCATGCCTGGAGTGGGGGATTAGACCATCAATTAAAAATGCATGACTTGAATACTGATCAAG aAAATCTTGTTGGAACCCATGATGCCCCTATCAGATGTGTTGAATATTGTCCAGAAGTGAATGTGATGGTTACTGGGAGCTGGGATCAGACAGTTAAATTGTGGGATCCCAGAACCCCTTGTAATGCTGGGACCTTTTCTCAGCCTGAAAAG GTGTACACCCTCTCAGTGTCTGGAGACCGGCTGATTGTGGGCACTGCCGGCCGCAGAGTGTTGGTGTGGGACTTGCGGAACATGGGCTACGTGCAGCAGCGCCGGGAGTCCAGCCTGAAGTACCAGACTCGCTGCATACGGGCGTTTCCAAACAAGCAG GGTTATGTATTAAGCTCCATTGAAGGCCGAGTGGCAGTTGAGTACTTGGACCCAAGCCCTGAGGTTCAGAAGAAGAAGTATGCCTTCAAGTGTCACCGACTAAAGGAAAACAACATTGAGCAGATTTACCCAGTGAATGCCATCTCCTTTCACAATATCCATAATACTTTTGCCACAG GTGGTTCTGATGGATTTGTTAATATTTGGGATCCATTTAACAAAAAGCGACTGTGCCAATTCCATCGGTACCCCACCAGCATTGCATCACTTGCCTTCAGTAATGATGGGACCACACTTGCTATAGCATCATCTTATATGTATGAAATGGATGACACAGAACATCCCGAAGATGGTATCTTCATTCGCCAAGTGACAGATgcagaaacaaaacccaa GTCCACCTAA